Proteins co-encoded in one Afipia sp. P52-10 genomic window:
- a CDS encoding YbhN family protein: protein MYRLLTALQRGFHDWIGWKRLGIAASLLIIGLAITTLVRTLKGVDINVILLALRDTSPMQIALAALCVACAFFTLTFYDLFALRTIGRKDIPYRTAALSSFTSYTIGHNLGATVFTGGAIRFRIYSDWGLTAIDVAKICFISGLTFWLGNLFVLGIGMIWHPAAASPMNLLPESINRLIGIGCLAGIAAYLVWLSVGQRELGQNGWKVRLPSTPLTLLQIFIGVVDLGFCALAMYILMPSQPNIDFMSLAVVFILSTLLGFASHAPGSLGVFDAAMLVALPQFSKEHLLASLLVFRLLYFVIPFFISITILTTRELWQNVILPWRNRRKANGLQCAVTPGE from the coding sequence ATGTATCGGCTTCTGACCGCGTTGCAGCGCGGCTTCCACGACTGGATCGGGTGGAAGCGCCTTGGCATTGCAGCGAGCCTTCTCATTATCGGCCTCGCCATCACGACCCTGGTACGGACACTCAAGGGCGTCGACATCAACGTCATTCTGCTCGCGTTGCGCGACACTTCGCCGATGCAGATCGCTCTCGCCGCGCTCTGCGTCGCTTGTGCGTTCTTCACCCTGACGTTCTACGACCTGTTCGCGTTGCGGACGATCGGCCGCAAGGATATTCCCTATCGCACCGCCGCGTTGTCGAGCTTCACGAGCTACACCATCGGCCATAATCTCGGCGCCACGGTGTTCACCGGCGGCGCGATTCGCTTCCGGATCTATTCGGACTGGGGCCTGACGGCGATCGATGTCGCGAAGATCTGCTTCATCTCCGGGCTGACGTTCTGGCTCGGCAACCTGTTCGTGCTCGGCATCGGCATGATCTGGCATCCGGCTGCAGCCTCGCCGATGAACCTGCTGCCCGAGAGCATCAATCGCCTGATCGGCATCGGCTGTCTCGCGGGCATTGCCGCCTATCTCGTCTGGTTGTCGGTCGGCCAGCGCGAACTCGGCCAGAACGGCTGGAAGGTGCGGCTGCCATCGACCCCGCTGACGCTGTTGCAGATTTTCATCGGCGTCGTCGATCTCGGCTTCTGCGCGCTGGCGATGTATATCCTGATGCCATCGCAGCCAAACATCGACTTCATGTCGCTGGCAGTGGTTTTCATCCTGTCCACCCTGCTCGGCTTCGCCAGCCATGCGCCCGGCAGCCTCGGCGTCTTCGATGCGGCGATGCTGGTGGCGCTGCCGCAGTTCAGTAAGGAGCATCTGCTCGCGTCGCTGCTGGTCTTTCGCCTGCTCTACTTCGTGATCCCGTTCTTCATCTCGATCACCATTCTGACCACCCGCGAACTTTGGCAGAACGTGATCCTGCCATGGCGCAACCGGCGCAAGGCAAATGGGCTGCAATGCGCGGTGACGCCCGGCGAATAG